A genomic segment from Melanotaenia boesemani isolate fMelBoe1 chromosome 9, fMelBoe1.pri, whole genome shotgun sequence encodes:
- the LOC121646064 gene encoding ADP-ribosylation factor-like protein 14, translated as MGIHGAKPQKQAQVLMLGLDGSGKSTLLYKLKYNESVKTVPTVGFNVETLETDRRSPGLTVWDVGGQKKMRPNWKYLYPDTAGLVFVVDSWDERRLDEARNELHRVLRNKSLTVIPLVILANKQDLPHALSPQTLCLKLDLQRVCDGRAWFIQPCSATTGMGLEEGFRRMLYLMKTPLRQTKEDLKVKMKSKGFSFTTAKKILLCGS; from the exons ATGGGTATCCATGGAGCCAAGCCTCAGAAACAAGCGCAGGTCCTGATGCTGGGCCTGGATGGCTCAGGAAAGTCCACCCTGCTCTACAAACTCAAGTACAACGAGAGCGTGAAGACCGTGCCGACTGTGGGATTTAACGTGGAGACGCTGGAAACAGACAGAAGAAGCCCAGGACTGACGGTGTGGGATGTTGGAGGTCAGAAGAAGATGAGGCCCAACTGGAAGTATCTTTATCCTGACACGGCTGGACTGGTGTTTGTGGTAGACAGCTGGGATGAGAGGCGACTGGACGAGGCCCGCAACGAACTGCATCGG GTCCTGAGAAACAAGAGTCTCACAGTCATTCCTCTTGTGATTCTGGCCAACAAACAGGACCTTCCACATGCTTTAAGCCCACAGACACTCTGCCTGAAACTAGACTTGCAAAGAGTATGTGATGGCAGGGCTTGGTTCATCCAGCCATGTTCAGCCACCACAGGGATGGGACTAGAAGAAGGTTTCAGGAGAATGCTTTACCTGATGAAGACTCCATTGAGACAGACTAAAGAGGACCTTAAAGTTAAAATGAAGTCAAAAGGCTTCAGCTTCACCACAGCAAAAAAAATATTGCTCTGTGGGAGCTGA